The proteins below come from a single bacterium genomic window:
- a CDS encoding acyl-CoA dehydrogenase, translating to MSSENPISDDALREEVRAWLAEHWSPEQAQALEGKQLLWGATGELKNWLGKVVEARWAVPTWPVEWFGRGSSAVQAKIIAREFAAVRAPGAGQDRSSMWANTLLARGTEALKAELLGPILKSEVNMCLLYSEPNAGSDLAGIRTRADRKGDHFVVNGQKVWTSGAANADYGMLIARTDWDVPKHSGISFFFLPMKQPGIEVRPLRQITDESHFNEVFITDAIVPADNLLGDVNTGWKVLQTALAYERSILGDAARGARSGAKESLKEEVLIALAREAGVLENPELRQDIAQAIAYKKLNALNNARVKADLQQGTTSPAMSLGKLAMSRILHEEARVRTAILGAQSLFEGSDHPRAEDANFLTFNAYFTSIGGGTDQIQRNIIGERVLGLPKEPEIDTAIPFRDVRKG from the coding sequence GCGGAACACTGGTCCCCGGAGCAAGCACAGGCGCTGGAAGGGAAGCAGCTGCTCTGGGGGGCTACGGGTGAACTGAAGAACTGGCTCGGCAAAGTGGTGGAGGCTCGATGGGCCGTGCCGACCTGGCCGGTCGAGTGGTTTGGGCGCGGTTCGAGCGCCGTGCAAGCGAAGATCATCGCCCGCGAGTTTGCCGCGGTTCGAGCACCGGGCGCGGGTCAGGATCGTTCGAGCATGTGGGCCAATACCCTGCTGGCGCGCGGCACCGAAGCTCTCAAGGCCGAACTTCTGGGTCCGATCCTGAAGAGTGAAGTCAATATGTGTCTGCTCTACAGCGAGCCCAATGCGGGCTCGGATCTCGCGGGCATTCGCACCCGGGCGGATCGGAAAGGCGATCATTTCGTCGTCAACGGACAGAAGGTCTGGACCTCCGGCGCGGCCAACGCCGACTACGGCATGTTGATCGCGCGCACCGACTGGGATGTGCCCAAGCACTCGGGCATCAGCTTCTTCTTTCTGCCGATGAAGCAGCCCGGGATCGAAGTGCGCCCCCTGCGACAGATCACCGATGAGAGTCACTTCAACGAGGTCTTCATCACCGATGCCATCGTGCCCGCGGACAATCTTCTCGGAGACGTCAACACCGGTTGGAAGGTATTGCAGACTGCGCTTGCCTACGAACGCTCGATCCTGGGGGATGCGGCCCGCGGTGCGCGCAGTGGAGCCAAGGAATCTCTGAAAGAAGAAGTGCTCATCGCGCTGGCCCGCGAAGCCGGTGTGCTCGAGAACCCCGAACTGCGACAGGACATCGCGCAGGCGATCGCCTACAAGAAACTCAACGCGCTCAACAACGCGCGCGTGAAGGCCGATCTGCAGCAGGGCACGACGTCACCGGCGATGAGCCTGGGCAAGCTTGCGATGTCTCGCATTCTCCACGAAGAAGCGCGCGTGCGTACGGCCATTCTGGGTGCGCAAAGTCTTTTCGAAGGCAGCGACCATCCGCGCGCCGAAGATGCGAACTTCCTGACGTTCAACGCCTACTTCACGTCCATCGGCGGCGGCACCGATCAGATCCAGCGCAACATCATCGGTGAGCGCGTACTCGGGTTGCCAAAAGAGCCGGAAATCGACACCGCGATTCCATTTCGGGACGTGCGCAAGGGCTAG